A DNA window from Castanea sativa cultivar Marrone di Chiusa Pesio chromosome 7, ASM4071231v1 contains the following coding sequences:
- the LOC142605325 gene encoding protein TIC 21, chloroplastic: protein MQTLLLPSTAVAAGPSSSTSQFPPRRPIPARHVSNFTLSLPHTSNCKPLSSSKTLQSLSFSYAAPAHRGPKLSFTVRASQISTPNGDTEKAKLTQVAKRLENTSRSFKRYGTMGFWGQLVCTVVAAVILSFSVVITGKVSSPATFYATAGGIAAAFISVFWSFGYIRLSDRLRRTANDPSKAPPRADVVKSLKNGIVVNLLGLGAAILGMQATVGLLVAKALTSSANPYYQGIAPGYSPVLALDVFLVQASANTILSHFLGLVFSLELLRSVTLPPSESIPVPRVA, encoded by the exons ATGCAAACGCTTCTGTTGCCATCGACGGCGGTGGCAGCGGGACCCTCATCCTCTACTTCTCAGTTCCCTCCTCGTCGACCAATCCCAGCCCGCCACGTCTCCAATTTCACTCTCTCCCTTCCTCATACTAGTAATTGTAAACCCCTCTCTTCCTCTAAAACCCTCCAATCCCTTAGTTTTTCTTACGCTGCTCCCGCCCACAGAGGACCCAAGCTCTCCTTCACTGTTAGGGCTTCTCAAATTTCCACACCCAACGGTGACACTGAGAAGGCAAAGCTCACCCAG GTGGCGAAAAGATTAGAGAACACTTCGAGGAGTTTCAAGAGGTATGGTACCATGGGGTTTTGGGGACAGCTTGTATGTACTGTTGTGGCTGCTGTGATTCTTTCGTTTTCAGTTGTTATTACTGGGAAGGTCTCATCGCCCGCTACTTTTTATGCTACTGCTGGTGGTATTGCAGCAGCGTTCATTTcggtgttttggtcatttggGTATATTCGGCTTTCAGATAGGCTTCGACGAACTGCCAATGATCCTTCAAAG GCTCCTCCACGTGCTGATGTTGTGAAAAGCTTAAAAAATGGCATAGTAGTAAACCTACTTGGACTGGGTGCTGCCATTCTTGGCATGCAAGCTACAGTGGGATTGCTGGTTGCCAAGGCTCTTACTTCCTCTGCGAATCCTTACTACCAGGGGATTGCTCCTGGATACAGTCCTGTTCTTGCTTTGGACGTATTCTTGGTGCAG gCATCGGCAAACACCATCCTTTCTCATTTCCTGGGGCTTGTTTTCTCATTAGAGTTGTTGCGATCAGTGACATTGCCACCTTCAGAAAGCATTCCTGTTCCTAGGGTTGCATAA
- the LOC142643124 gene encoding receptor protein kinase-like protein At4g34220 has protein sequence MRAKSNTNSLHFWCRITSFVLLLLPSLSLNSDGVSLLNFKYSILSDPLSVLNNWNYDDQTPCSWTGVTCTEMGNPGTPDMFRVTSLVLPNSQLLGSIASDLGMITYLSHLDLSNNFFNGSLPISIFNASELQVLSLSNNVISGELPEFTGKLVSLQLLNLSDNALAGKLPENLSALPNLTVVSLRGNYFSGFVPSGFDSVEVLDLSSNLFNGSLPLDFGGDSLRYMNLSYNKISGHIPPEFAKQIPQNATIDLSFNGLSGPIPESLALLNQKSELFAGNADLCGKPLTNLCSIPSTLSTPPNDTTKSSPAIAAIPKTIDSTPVTSSNGTQDRAQGGLKPGTIAAIAVGDLAGLSLLVMVIVYVYHLRKRKNTLNQTNAANTSEKKPEVSAKQDPAVAKKPMAWSCLGEEISEATSSDGDQDDFKMEVVDEVNPNDEDQLDQKGKLVTVDGETELELETLLKASAYVLGASGASIVYRAVLDDGRALAVRRIGENGVGRMRDFENQVRAIAKLRHPNLVRVRGFYWGEDEKLVIYDFVTNGSLANASTTHKKAGSLPSHLPLEVRVKIAKGVARGLAYIHDKKHVHGNIKPSNILLNSDMEPIISDFGLDRLVLGNTSHKANTSARFLGIQRSATTREELSNPGPNSYAQVGSSMGNASSSPYQAPESLKNIKTNPKHDVYSYGIVLLELLTGKVFSDQELSQWTGGSTAEEKNRVLRLVDVSIKAEVEGKEDVFLACFKVGLSCASFVPQKRPSMKEVLQSLERVSNSLC, from the exons ATGAGGGCCAAATCCAACACCAACAGCCTCCATTTCTGGTGCAGAATCACTTCCTTTGTTCTGCTTCTACTTCCTTCACTTTCTCTCAACTCAGATGGGGTCTCTTTGCTTAACTTCAAGTACTCAATCCTAAGCGACCCACTTTCAGTCCTAAACAACTGGAACTACGACGACCAAACACCGTGCTCATGGACCGGAGTCACTTGCACAGAAATGGGAAACCCTGGCACACCAGACATGTTCAGAGTCACCAGCTTAGTCCTCCCCAACAGTCAGCTTCTGGGTTCAATCGCTTCAGACCTTGGAATGATCACATACCTTAGCCATCTTGATCTCTCCAACAATTTCTTCAATGGGTCTTTGCCTATTTCAATCTTCAATGCCTCGGAGCTTCAGGTTCTTTCACTGTCAAACAATGTCATCTCTGGTGAGCTACCTGAGTTTACTGGTAAGTTAGTAAGCTTACAGTTACTCAATCTTTCTGATAATGCATTGGCTGGGAAACTACCAGAAAATCTCTCTGCTTTACCCAATCTTACTGTTGTTTCTTTGAGGGGTAATTATTTTTCTGGTTTTGTTCCAAGTGGGTTTGATTCTGTTGAAGTATTAGATCTGTCTTCGAATCTGTTTAATGGGTCTTTGCCTTTGGATTTTGGTGGAGATAGTTTGCGTTACATGAACCTATCTTACAATAAGATTTCAGGACATATACCACCAGAGTTTGCAAAGCAAATACCTCAAAATGCCACTATTGATCTCTCATTCAACGGCCTTAGTGGACCTATTCCTGAGTCTCTAGCTTTGCTCAACCAAAAAAGTGAACTCTTTGCTGGAAATGCGGACCTATGCGGCAAACCTTTGACAAATCTTTGTTCGATTCCTTCCACTTTGTCTACTCCACCTAATGACACAACCAAATCTTCTCCAGCAATTGCAGCTATTCCCAAAACCATTGACTCAACCCCAGTAACAAGTTCTAATGGGACTCAGGACCGAGCACAAGGTGGTCTAAAACCCGGTACAATAGCTGCAATAGCTGTGGGAGACTTGGCTGGTCTAAGCCTCCTTGTCATGGTCATTGTGTATGTCTACCacttgagaaagagaaagaatactCTCAATCAAACCAATGCAGCAAATACTTCGGAAAAGAAACCAGAAGTGAGTGCGAAACAAGACCCAGCTGTTGCTAAAAAGCCAATGGCCTGGTCTTGCTTAGGGGAAGAGATTTCAGAAGCAACAAGTTCTGATGGTGACCAAGACGATTTTAAAATGGAAGTTGTAGATGAAGTGAACCCAAATGATGAGGATCAACTTGATCAGAAAGGTAAGCTTGTGACTGTGGACGGAGAGACAGAGCTAGAGCTAGAAACATTGCTGAAAGCTTCAGCTTATGTCTTGGGAGCAAGTGGAGCTAGCATTGTGTACAGAGCAGTGCTTGATGATGGGAGAGCATTGGCAGTGAGGAGGATAGGAGAGAATGGAGTTGGGAGGATGAGGGATTTTGAGAATCAGGTCAGGGCTATAGCAAAGCTACGCCACCCCAATTTGGTTCGAGTTCGTGGGTTTTACTGGGGAGAGGATGAGAAGCTTGTTATCTATGACTTTGTCACCAATGGCAGCCTTGCTAATGCTAGCACCACTCACa AAAAAGCAGGCTCATTACCAAGTCATCTTCCTCTTGAGGTCCGGGTCAAGATAGCAAAAGGAGTAGCTCGTGGACTAGCTTACATCCATGACAAGAAACACGTGCATGGCAACATTAAACCAAGCAACATTCTCTTAAACTCTGATATGGAACCCATAATCAGTGATTTTGGTCTGGACCGGCTTGTCTTAGGCAACACTAGCCACAAAGCAAACACTTCAGCCCGGTTCTTGGGAATTCAAAGATCCGCAACCACTCGTGAAGAATTGTCTAATCCTGGTCCCAATTCTTATGCACAAGTTGGCTCCTCAATGGGAAATGCATCATCATCACCATATCAAGCACCCGAGTCCTTAAAGAACATCAAGACCAACCCCAAGCATGATGTGTACTCTTATGGGATAGTTTTGCTTGAACTCTTAACTGGGAAAGTGTTTTCAGACCAGGAATTGAGCCAATGGACCGGCGGTTCAACGGCCGAGGAAAAGAACCGAGTTTTGAGGCTGGTTGATGTGTCAATCAAAGCTGAAGTGGAAGGCAAAGAGGATGTATTTCTGGCTTGCTTTAAAGTAGGACTAAGTTGTGCTTCTTTCGTACCACAAAAGAGACCGTCAATGAAAGAAGTCCTTCAATCCCTAGAGAGGGTCTCAAATTCCTTGTGCTAA